TTGAATGACTCCAAGAAGGTaatatgatttcaatttttcaacttttgGGTTGCAGGAAAAGACATTACACCTGGTTTGATGGAGAcctggaaaaataaaaagcaaaaaaagaaaagaagaagatattagGCAGCAAAGACACTAAGAAGTGGAATATTTTTATGTACTTGAAACTAGGTGcattttttgaattaattaaaaatcaattggcATGACTAATAGTTTggttaataaaaaatcaattggcatGACTGATAGTTTCCCTAGCTAGTTTGCAACTTAATGGTCCAATTTTGCCTCATTTTAGTGTGTTTCCGAATCCTAGATATCATAGAAACACCATAATGTGCTTACTAAATGAGGTAAAAGACTCTTATACAAGTGTGTTGCCTAagccaaatataaaaaaaatttaaaaaaggtaTTGTTAGTTTATGTTAGTGGCATGCTAAAAAATCACATAGAGTTGCCCCATTTTAATTTACTTTTCTcttcattatcattatttaggctcagaaatcaattgattttttgtgtaagCAAAGGTTTGAACCCACATATAAATAGATGACccaatttataaaaacaatcaATGTGGATAAGTGTTACCTAATTGCGTcaagcattaaaataataagttacgATAACTTAGATGCTTCAGCgtctaaattattattatcttctaactcaaaaaaaaaaaaaaggttagatgTCTCCTTAACTCTATGAGTTTGCTTACCACTTGAATCTACGAGATCAAAACACAAATGGGACATTTTTCAATAAGAAATCGTGTTGCTATGCATGCAAATGGCATAAGTTAGAGGGGTGTAATGAAATTGGTAAAAGATGTGCTGTTAGAAAACAAAGATATAAAACTCTACTAAGGATGTATCATTGTTTAAACTAGAACCTTTACCTTTATCTAGCTTCAAATTTAGTTATTGTCACTTCATTTATAGAACAAGAAGCTCCTCCTGTGACTAAGTCCAATTTTTTGGAAGGTCTTTTGAAAATGAAGGCTGGATTTTCAGGAGAAGGAAGAGTTGTTTCACTACTCAGCATAAGATTAACTGCAAACATAGTTGGTCGATCCACTACTTCTTCTTGAACACATAATAGACCAACTTGAATGCATCTTAAAACTTCATCGGAAACATATGACTCCTTTATTGATGAATCAACTATATCCAAAGCTCTATCTTCTCTCCATAGTTCCCAAACCTGTGTGTTTGTAGCATTATCTATAAAGAGATGTACCGTGAAAGAAAATGGTAAAAGATAGTTGCTCTCTATTACTTACATGTCCTATCAAATTTTGGGAAGGATGCTCCTGATAAGAATCACAATTCTTCTTGCCACTCACAATCTCCAATAATATGacaccaaaactaaaaacatctgattttgttgaaaattgtcCATATACTACATATTCTGGTGACATGTAACCGCTGCAGATAAGTAGTATCAAACATAATCTTAACATTTGCAAAATGCTTTATGGCTATGTATGTGTTCAAGCATTCAAGTTTAAGTGCATACTTACTATGTTCCGACAACTCTGGTTGTCTTATCTTGAGTTTGGTCCTCTTTGAATATACGAGCCAAACCAAAATCTGAAATCTTGGGATTCATCTTGGCATCTAGAAGAATATTGCTAGCTTTAAGATCCCTATGGATTATTTTTAGTCTTGAGTCTTGGTGAAGGTACAAAATTCCTCGAGCAATCCCAAGGATGATTTCAAAGCGTTTCTTCCAATTTAGGAATGATGCTCTTGTATGATCTACAATAAGATTTTGCTCAAGTGTGTACCAAATATGATGTAACAGTACTGAAAAATGTGGATTTAGGAActagaaagatttttttttttttcctttttgcacatatataataaaagaacatAAAACGTGAAGGCAAAGATTTTTAGCAAGAAGAcataccaaaaataatagaGTCTAAACTTTTGTTGGGCATGTATTCATAAATAAGCATTGTTTCATCCTCTTGAATGCAACAACCTAACAATTTGACAAGATTCTTGTGTTGAAGTTTTGCAATCAACATGACTTCATTTTTGAATTCTCCTGTTCCTTGTCTAGAACTCTTGGACAGCCTTTTTACAGCTATATGTTGTCCATTAGATAATTGGCCCTGCAATCATGACCCAAACTTAAGCTTACTCatgaatattattttaaagCAACAAAGCTCTATCTGTTTCTTCAATAACTTTGGTCGCAGACTCGTAGGTTATACTAATGGAATATGAAACAGACAAAAATGCGTAACAAAGTCAATGAATTGTAATTGTACCTTAAATACAGAGCCAAAACCTCCTTGCCCAAGTTTGTTGGTAGGAGAGAAATTTTCAGTGGCAGCAACTATGCAGCTTAGATCGAAAATCGGTAAATCTGGATGTGTACTACTGTCCTCGAGCTCATGCCCCTTGAAAGAAACTTTGGTACTCGCGAAATTTAATGATTGATTGTGTACTTTTCTCTTCACTGTCCCAAAACATATTTAAGAGACATTGCTTAATATAGCTTTGTATATCAGGATCTATATAATATAGCTCACATCATGTGGAGGACTAATCTAAATGACTCCTGATATATGGGACATTTCGTCATAGCTGAGCCAAACACATGTATATGTGAACAATACAAATGCTCAAGTGACTTTAtttaccttttgttttcttcttcttcgctAGCCAAATATAGGCTAGTAAGGATACTAGAAACATTGGCACAACAATAGACACTAATGCAATAGCCAGCTTCCTCTGCTTGCTAAGAGAGCCTTTGGATTTCCTTATATACttagctggaggaggaggaggaaaaaactgaaaaaagaaagaaatgaaaaagtttATGAAAATGCAAAAGAGGAAAGAAGGTTACCTAACTCAATCGCATCCACACGAACATTTAGATCTGACCCCCCTTCATCTGCGTACTCTAGAATGTCCATTAATTCACCATACCATGCGAAGCAATTGGTTCCCATCCCATAAATATTCATGGAGGTGAAAGCTGTGCAAGAACAATTCGTCAAGCATGCCTGCTCGCACTCTGAGCTACTCATAATCGTGCCTATCAAAGCTGCATCAATTGATGCATCGGGAAGTTTCAAACGCCCCAATTTAACAAACCCTTCTCCATTTTTACACATAGACAACCCCGAGTTCTTCCTCACACAACCCTTAGAACCATCTCTGAGATACCAATCCCTTGGAGACTTAGGCTCATACCCTGGCAGACACATGCACTCATTATCAGGATTGCATTTACCATATGAACCACAACGCCCATACTTGTTACACTGATTTCCAGGTTTTGGCCATTGTTCCTTCCACTGATGAACACCATCATTCCACATAAGATTCTGAAGCAATCCACTGTTGTCCAACACTACCCTTGTCATGATGGAAGGGTCATCATCAGAGTAGTAGGCAGATATTTCATCTTGGTTGTAAACAAAAAATACCTTTCGACCTGGTAAACTTGTTACAGTGAATACATTATTCCCTGGCGAAAAAGTATGTCTCCAATATGGGGTTGAACCGTTGTACAAAAACATTTGTGGAAAGCCATTACGATTAATCTTATAGCTATAGTTTCCAGTTCCAGGGTCATCTTTTGACTTCCAAGATGTTAGGAACATGTGAATCCCAGTTTTAAGATTCAAACCAAGCTTCATGTTTGGAAGCTGAGTATCTGTAGGATAGTCAAAGCTTTGCCACACATTTTCGTTATTGTCCTGGACTAATACCAAGTTTCCTGAATCAAGAAGCTGAGCTACCGGGGAGGTTGTCACTTGGTCTTGGACAGAAACATTTGTAGACCAAAGTAGACGGTTATTACTGTCATGGAGGACAAGATCTCCGTATTGGTTGATTGAGAGAACTCCAGAAGAATCAATAATAGGATGGTTCCTATTTGCAACCCACACAACAGTTTGTGGTACCATTTTGACATGCCAAATGCCAAGATACTTGTA
The sequence above is drawn from the Castanea sativa cultivar Marrone di Chiusa Pesio chromosome 5, ASM4071231v1 genome and encodes:
- the LOC142637039 gene encoding G-type lectin S-receptor-like serine/threonine-protein kinase RKS1 isoform X3, with amino-acid sequence MFKSLILIILFFKFCTSLDTLTTNQSIKDGQSLISKHNYFALGFFSPGNSSYKYLGIWHVKMVPQTVVWVANRNHPIIDSSGVLSINQYGDLVLHDSNNRLLWSTNVSVQDQVTTSPVAQLLDSGNLVLVQDNNENVWQSFDYPTDTQLPNMKLGLNLKTGIHMFLTSWKSKDDPGTGNYSYKINRNGFPQMFLYNGSTPYWRHTFSPGNNVFTVTSLPGRKVFFVYNQDEISAYYSDDDPSIMTRVVLDNSGLLQNLMWNDGVHQWKEQWPKPGNQCNKYGRCGSYGKCNPDNECMCLPGYEPKSPRDWYLRDGSKGCVRKNSGLSMCKNGEGFVKLGRLKLPDASIDAALIGTIMSSSECEQACLTNCSCTAFTSMNIYGMGTNCFAWYGELMDILEYADEGGSDLNVRVDAIELAKYIRKSKGSLSKQRKLAIALVSIVVPMFLVSLLAYIWLAKKKKTKVSFKGHELEDSSTHPDLPIFDLSCIVAATENFSPTNKLGQGGFGSVFKGQLSNGQHIAVKRLSKSSRQGTGEFKNEVMLIAKLQHKNLVKLLGCCIQEDETMLIYEYMPNKSLDSIIFDHTRASFLNWKKRFEIILGIARGILYLHQDSRLKIIHRDLKASNILLDAKMNPKISDFGLARIFKEDQTQDKTTRVVGTYGYMSPEYVVYGQFSTKSDVFSFGVILLEIVSGKKNCDSYQEHPSQNLIGHVWELWREDRALDIVDSSIKESYVSDEVLRCIQVGLLCVQEEVVDRPTMFAVNLMLSSETTLPSPENPAFIFKRPSKKLDLVTGGASCSINEVTITKFEAR
- the LOC142637039 gene encoding G-type lectin S-receptor-like serine/threonine-protein kinase RKS1 isoform X2; this encodes MFKSLILIILFFKFCTSLDTLTTNQSIKDGQSLISKHNYFALGFFSPGNSSYKYLGIWHVKMVPQTVVWVANRNHPIIDSSGVLSINQYGDLVLHDSNNRLLWSTNVSVQDQVTTSPVAQLLDSGNLVLVQDNNENVWQSFDYPTDTQLPNMKLGLNLKTGIHMFLTSWKSKDDPGTGNYSYKINRNGFPQMFLYNGSTPYWRHTFSPGNNVFTVTSLPGRKVFFVYNQDEISAYYSDDDPSIMTRVVLDNSGLLQNLMWNDGVHQWKEQWPKPGNQCNKYGRCGSYGKCNPDNECMCLPGYEPKSPRDWYLRDGSKGCVRKNSGLSMCKNGEGFVKLGRLKLPDASIDAALIGTIMSSSECEQACLTNCSCTAFTSMNIYGMGTNCFAWYGELMDILEYADEGGSDLNFFPPPPPAKYIRKSKGSLSKQRKLAIALVSIVVPMFLVSLLAYIWLAKKKKTKVKRKVHNQSLNFASTKVSFKGHELEDSSTHPDLPIFDLSCIVAATENFSPTNKLGQGGFGSVFKGQLSNGQHIAVKRLSKSSRQGTGEFKNEVMLIAKLQHKNLVKLLGCCIQEDETMLIYEYMPNKSLDSIIFDHTRASFLNWKKRFEIILGIARGILYLHQDSRLKIIHRDLKASNILLDAKMNPKISDFGLARIFKEDQTQDKTTRVVGTYGYMSPEYVVYGQFSTKSDVFSFGVILLEIVSGKKNCDSYQEHPSQNLIGHVWELWREDRALDIVDSSIKESYVSDEVLRCIQVGLLCVQEEVVDRPTMFAVNLMLSSETTLPSPENPAFIFKRPSKKLDLVTGGASCSINEVTITKFEAR
- the LOC142637039 gene encoding G-type lectin S-receptor-like serine/threonine-protein kinase RKS1 isoform X1, with the protein product MFKSLILIILFFKFCTSLDTLTTNQSIKDGQSLISKHNYFALGFFSPGNSSYKYLGIWHVKMVPQTVVWVANRNHPIIDSSGVLSINQYGDLVLHDSNNRLLWSTNVSVQDQVTTSPVAQLLDSGNLVLVQDNNENVWQSFDYPTDTQLPNMKLGLNLKTGIHMFLTSWKSKDDPGTGNYSYKINRNGFPQMFLYNGSTPYWRHTFSPGNNVFTVTSLPGRKVFFVYNQDEISAYYSDDDPSIMTRVVLDNSGLLQNLMWNDGVHQWKEQWPKPGNQCNKYGRCGSYGKCNPDNECMCLPGYEPKSPRDWYLRDGSKGCVRKNSGLSMCKNGEGFVKLGRLKLPDASIDAALIGTIMSSSECEQACLTNCSCTAFTSMNIYGMGTNCFAWYGELMDILEYADEGGSDLNVRVDAIELAKYIRKSKGSLSKQRKLAIALVSIVVPMFLVSLLAYIWLAKKKKTKVKRKVHNQSLNFASTKVSFKGHELEDSSTHPDLPIFDLSCIVAATENFSPTNKLGQGGFGSVFKGQLSNGQHIAVKRLSKSSRQGTGEFKNEVMLIAKLQHKNLVKLLGCCIQEDETMLIYEYMPNKSLDSIIFDHTRASFLNWKKRFEIILGIARGILYLHQDSRLKIIHRDLKASNILLDAKMNPKISDFGLARIFKEDQTQDKTTRVVGTYGYMSPEYVVYGQFSTKSDVFSFGVILLEIVSGKKNCDSYQEHPSQNLIGHVWELWREDRALDIVDSSIKESYVSDEVLRCIQVGLLCVQEEVVDRPTMFAVNLMLSSETTLPSPENPAFIFKRPSKKLDLVTGGASCSINEVTITKFEAR